Genomic window (Planctomycetia bacterium):
TTGTAAGCTGGTATGGTCTCGCGCCTGCGGGGACCGACTTGGTATTTTCTCTTTCGGGCTTGGTCATTGCCCTTCGCGAACCGTCGCCTTCTTCAACTTGATCGTATCGCGCACCCGAACCCTCACCGATACCCACTTCCTTCGTCTGAAACATTTGCCGATACTTCACTTGCTTCGCCAACTTGGCATACCACACTAAATAGTCGGCAACCCGAGGTAATAGCTCACTCGTCTGGCCGCCTGTTTTCTTAACCGTAATTAGTGAGCAGAAGTTATCCGCTCCGAACACGTCGTCCAGTATTTCCCGCACGTGGTGCAAGTTCTCATCAGAAATTTGTACAAACACGCTCCCACTCTCGTGCAACAGCTCTTTCGCTAACAGCAGCCGATCGCGCAGATAAGTTAGATAGGAGTGAATGCCCAATTCCCAAGTATCGCGAAAAGCCTTAATCATTTCGGGTTCTTGAGTTAAGTCTTCGTCGCGCCCGTCCTTCACGTCGCGTTTGCCGGTGAACGGCTGAAAATTCGACCCATACTTGATCCCATAAGGCGGATCGAAATAAATCATCTGCACCTGCCCCGCCATCCCCTCCTTCTGCAGCAACGAATTCATCACCAACAGCGAATCACCCGCGATCATCCGGTTCGACCACCCGCGGTCGTGCTTGTAGAAGTCGACCGCATCTCGCAACGGTAGATTCTCGAAAGGCGCATCGAACAGACTCGGTTGAACACCGCTGGTCTTCCCGCCCTTGCCCTCCTTGATGCGCTTGCTGACGACCGAAAGGATGCTCATCGGATCGATGCGCTCGTGCACATGCAGCGACACGGTGTCGACATCGAAGCTCGTTCGCTCGGCCTTGCCGGTCCACTGGAGGTACGGGCTGCCCGCGCGCTTGAGCTCAGCAAGCGCCGCGCGCATGACCTCGGCGTCCCCGCTTGCGAGCGCATCGTCCACCAGCCTCTCCACCTGCGAGCGCGCGGAGTCGAAAGCCAGCACCGGATCGAGGTGCGGGTCGTAGCGCCAGGTGGTCTTCGGCTGCGGCGGATCGGTGGCTTCGTTGACCAGTCCGACCTGCGGATTGTTCTTGCGCCGCTCCGAATGGCGATAGCTGAGCACCTGGGGCTCGCCCTCACCGGATTTGCGAACGGCGGCCGCTTTGGCTTTCGCGGGAGAGACCGGCTCTTCCGGCGACGGGGACGTCAACGCACCGAGTTCGAACGAAGCGGCGTCCTCGGCCTGCGCCCGGAGGACCGAGCCGCCCCGTCCCTTGCCTTTTGCCAGCACGCCCTTCTGGAGCAGTTCTTCGCGCAAGGATTCGAACGCCACGTCAAGCGCGCTGCCAGTGTTCTTGTAGCCGGCCGCCTTGGCGGCCTCCAAGAAGCGTTCGCGCAGGCTCTGGTTGCCGATGGCCGAACCGTTGGGCGGCACGAGGCCGAGCAACAGTCCGGCCAGCGCCTCGCGTCTAGTGTCGTCCATGAAGTTCCCCTTCAGGCAGGAACGGCCGGGAATGCCGCGCCAAGCTTTTCGGCGTTAGTGTAACCGTTGAGCTTGCACTAACCGATGGGCAATAGGGCGGCTCGCGGTTCCGCAGGAGCCGTGGTGATTTCTTCGACGAACAGTTGAATGAAGCATGAACTCGGATGGCAGCAATTCGTCTGGAATACTTAGGTCTTTAGCGCGTGAAGCGGAATAAAGCGCTCCGCAGGTTCACCCAGGAAAACCTCTCGCAGTGCAGGTAACGCTGTTCGTGCAACTGTCGATCCCATGGCAACAAGCTGGCTGATCGCCTCGGCGCTATCCAGCTTTATCCGCTGCTCCTCCACATCGAGGCTGTGCCGGAAAAGTCTCGGCGCGTCCTCGCTATGCCCGCAGAGCAGCTTGGCGGTTCCGAGCGAGGCCACGGACTGCCCTTGCTGAAAGAAAGTATTAAGCGAGAGAGCGAAATCGAGCCGCCCGCCACGCGGCGGGCACGTATACAGGGGTTCGGTACAGCCCAGACTCAGGATATGAAGGCTGTTGCCGGGCCAGCAAAGCACGCCGACTGCCTCGACTGCAGCCATCCCCGCCGGGTTATTCGCCCAGACGCCACCGTCTACAAGTTGAGTGTCATCCGCGAGGGCGTGCGCCGGAAAGTACGTCGGTGCGGCGGCCGTAGCGAGCGCTACGTCTACCGCGGTTTGCTTGTGGTCGAACTCAAAACGTTTGTGATGCGCTGTCTTGAACACATAAACGCTTCGAGTGTTGATGCTGTATGCGGGAATAACGAGGCGTACCGTGCTGTCCGCCAATCGCTTAGCTCCGAATGCGCCTTCCAAGGCGGTTTTTAGCGCGAGCGGATCGTATGCGGGTCCAACAAGCTGACGAACCCGACGCTCCTGCTTGCGCCAAAACGAACTGACGCGACCCCATAATCCGATGCCGTCCGCTTCCTGGCCGAACACCTGCCGCCCGTTCTCCTGATAGAACCGGAGAATGTCCTTGGCGCTTAGGCCAAGTCCCAAGCCCAGAGCGATGATCCCGCCGGTCGAGGTGCCCGCTATCAGATCAAAGTGATCGGCGATTCGCTTTCCGGTGGCTTCTTCGATCGCGGCCAAAAATGCAGCGGGGAACGCGCCCTTTATACCGCCGCCATCGATTGCCAGGATTCTTCTTTTTCTGGCGATGTCGGTGGATGCATTCCCCCGCCCGTCCACTCACCGCTCCTGAGCCAAGTTTCGAAATAGTAAAGCCACAGAACCGACCAGGGGAGCATCGTCTCCACCAGCGTCCGTTGCGAATTCCATTCTCCCGTCCAAGGAAGGAACAGGCAGAGCCGCGGCGGTTCCTGCGCGTAGACGTGGGGCAGGTCCTTGCCGCCGGCCAAAACGTTGAGGTCCGGCGCCCTGACAATCACCTGAGGAAACTCGCCCTGCTGGAAATTCAGCTCCATCTCGTACAGTCGGCTGATCGCACTGGGTCGCGCGGAATAGAACCAGACGAGCGACCCGCGCGACAGCCGGCCGTGACCGCCGAACGAATTGGCGGTGCGCAGGATGAGGTACTGCTGCGCGGCACTGAGCCCGGCCGGACGGTATGCGGGCCGCATTGTCACCGGCCATAGAAGGTGTTGCCGCGCACGGGCGCTGCGCGCACCGAGGTTGACAGGCCGGCCGCGCCGAGAATCCCGAGTGTGCGCGCAGCGCGCGCCGCATTGACGGCACGATTCACCTCAGCGAACACGGGCTCGACCACCGAGCCGCCGAAAGCCTCTGACAGACGCACGCTCACCTCGTCTTCGCCTTCCGCGCGTACAAAGTCTTCAAACGTTTCGACCAGGTTCTCGTGCCAGTCGTAGAAGGCAACGGCGCGGCGGGAGTCTTCGTTCCACTTTTCGGCGAAGTTCTCGCCCGCAGTCGTTTCGTTCGGAATCACATAAACTTTCTGACCGGCCACGTACATGACCTGGATGAAGTTCGGCATCCCGCGGACGGCCTCCATCAGCAAGTCCAGGTCGTGGTCGTACTCGCGCGACCGCACGCACTCTTCGTATGACCAGCCAAGCAGCGTGGTGATGATGATCGAGATCGGCGCAAACGAAGAGTCCTTGTACGCGAACCGGATGTCGCGATGGCGCTTGCAGAGCTGCACGCCACGCTTCAACGGCCCCTTGAATTGCTGGCGCTCAGGCAGGCCCTCCATGTCGGCGCGCGCCTCCGCGAACTTCACGCTACGGTAGCGAGGCTGCAGACGCGCCCGGGCCTCGAATTTGTCGGCGAACGCAATCGGGTGAGTCGGCTTCCAGACGCTCAGCGTCTTGTCCGGGACCAGGAGGCCCCCGTTTTCACAACGCGGATTGACGATAGCGGGCGTCACGTCCAGGTGAAACTCGCCTTCATACTGCAACTGCCAGCAGCGGTTTTTTTCAACGAGGATTTTTCGGTAACGATCGTTCTCCTTGAGTCGGTCGCCCACGAGCGCCTTGACGGCCGTCGGGCTCGAACTTTCGGAGATCCCGGGGAGCACGTCGAGGAGATCGACGTCGAATTCGGACCTAGCGAACGGCCGGTTTGCCGTCTGAATGCGGACCGAGCCGTGGGGCGAGATGCTCCCATCCTGCAGATACGGTGACTCGGACTCCATCAGCCACGTGCCAACGGCTTCGTAGCTCGTTCGCGCGCGCTCATATTGCGTTTCGGTGAGATCGAGGCGCTGGCCGACGGCCTCGAGATAGCCATACAGCTGCGCCTTGCGTTTTGCCGCCAGTTCCAGTGTTGGAAGCACGATTGCGTCCTCAGCAGATGTTGCCGACAAGGGGCAGGCCCATTGCCGTGGTTGCATCGGCGCACAAGTGCGCCATGTAGCCGAACCCGACGCCGAGCAGCACGTCGCGCATGAGCGCCTCGCCTGGCGTGACTGGTACTACCCAGTCGTAGATTTTCTTCATCCCCGAAGTGACGAGCGCAGCGAACGCCGCGCTATGGCAAAACTGGCGATGGTGCGGACTGGTTGTCGGCTCCAGTACGTCGGGCAGTCCTGAGGCGAGGGCCGCTACCAGTGCCGCGAAAGCTGGATGGGGGAGACGCGCAGCGGGATTCTGTTGCTTGATAAGTGCGACTATGGCGAACGCCGAAATCCCGGAAACCACGGTGTGAGCGGCGGGGCGCATCTCAGTGCTCCACGCCTTGGGGAGGAAAAGTTTTAATCATGATGATTGTCCTAACCCATTGAGTTAGCGAGATAATTGTTGACGAAAGAGACTTTATG
Coding sequences:
- a CDS encoding metal-dependent hydrolase — its product is MRPAAHTVVSGISAFAIVALIKQQNPAARLPHPAFAALVAALASGLPDVLEPTTSPHHRQFCHSAAFAALVTSGMKKIYDWVVPVTPGEALMRDVLLGVGFGYMAHLCADATTAMGLPLVGNIC
- a CDS encoding nucleotidyltransferase gives rise to the protein MLPTLELAAKRKAQLYGYLEAVGQRLDLTETQYERARTSYEAVGTWLMESESPYLQDGSISPHGSVRIQTANRPFARSEFDVDLLDVLPGISESSSPTAVKALVGDRLKENDRYRKILVEKNRCWQLQYEGEFHLDVTPAIVNPRCENGGLLVPDKTLSVWKPTHPIAFADKFEARARLQPRYRSVKFAEARADMEGLPERQQFKGPLKRGVQLCKRHRDIRFAYKDSSFAPISIIITTLLGWSYEECVRSREYDHDLDLLMEAVRGMPNFIQVMYVAGQKVYVIPNETTAGENFAEKWNEDSRRAVAFYDWHENLVETFEDFVRAEGEDEVSVRLSEAFGGSVVEPVFAEVNRAVNAARAARTLGILGAAGLSTSVRAAPVRGNTFYGR
- a CDS encoding CBASS cGAMP-activated phospholipase, with amino-acid sequence MDGRGNASTDIARKRRILAIDGGGIKGAFPAAFLAAIEEATGKRIADHFDLIAGTSTGGIIALGLGLGLSAKDILRFYQENGRQVFGQEADGIGLWGRVSSFWRKQERRVRQLVGPAYDPLALKTALEGAFGAKRLADSTVRLVIPAYSINTRSVYVFKTAHHKRFEFDHKQTAVDVALATAAAPTYFPAHALADDTQLVDGGVWANNPAGMAAVEAVGVLCWPGNSLHILSLGCTEPLYTCPPRGGRLDFALSLNTFFQQGQSVASLGTAKLLCGHSEDAPRLFRHSLDVEEQRIKLDSAEAISQLVAMGSTVARTALPALREVFLGEPAERFIPLHALKT